In a genomic window of Aggregatimonas sangjinii:
- a CDS encoding 3-oxoacyl-ACP synthase III family protein, whose product MYNSKIIGLGYFVPENVVTNDDLSKKMDTSDEWIQERTGIQERRHVIEGDGETTTSMGVKAAKIAIERAGIDKDDIDFIVFATLSPDYYFPGPGVLVQRDLDIKTVGALDVRNQCSGFVYAISVADQFIKTGMYKNILVIGSEIHSKGLDMTTRGRGVSVIFGDGAGAAILSREEDDTKGILSTHLHSQGEHAEELALLAPGMGGRWVKDIVADNDIDDASYYPVMNGQFVFKNAVVRFSEVIMEGLAQNNLKPADINMLVPHQANLRISQFIQKKFGLNDDQVHNNIMKFGNTTAASIPIALTEAWEGGKIKEGDLVVLAAFGSGFTWGSVLIRW is encoded by the coding sequence ATGTACAATTCTAAAATAATAGGACTTGGGTATTTTGTGCCTGAAAATGTAGTCACTAACGATGATCTTTCCAAAAAGATGGATACAAGTGATGAATGGATTCAAGAGCGTACGGGGATACAAGAGCGCCGTCACGTTATCGAAGGAGATGGGGAAACGACTACCAGCATGGGCGTGAAAGCCGCCAAAATAGCTATCGAACGTGCAGGCATCGATAAGGATGATATCGATTTTATAGTGTTTGCGACCTTGAGTCCGGATTATTATTTTCCCGGTCCCGGTGTATTGGTACAACGCGATTTGGATATCAAGACCGTTGGCGCGTTGGATGTACGAAATCAGTGTTCAGGATTTGTATACGCCATCTCTGTGGCCGATCAGTTCATAAAAACGGGCATGTACAAGAATATTTTGGTAATCGGTTCCGAAATACATTCCAAAGGTCTGGATATGACGACCCGGGGCAGGGGAGTTTCTGTTATTTTCGGGGACGGCGCTGGAGCGGCGATTTTGAGTAGGGAAGAGGATGACACGAAGGGCATACTTTCAACACATTTGCATTCCCAAGGCGAGCATGCCGAAGAATTGGCACTCTTGGCACCGGGTATGGGTGGCCGGTGGGTAAAGGATATCGTGGCGGATAATGACATAGACGACGCGTCGTATTATCCGGTCATGAACGGCCAATTTGTTTTCAAGAATGCGGTCGTGCGGTTTAGCGAGGTGATTATGGAAGGGTTGGCCCAGAACAATTTAAAACCCGCGGATATTAATATGTTGGTGCCCCATCAGGCGAACCTCCGTATTTCGCAGTTTATTCAAAAGAAATTCGGTCTGAACGACGACCAGGTACATAACAATATCATGAAATTCGGTAATACTACTGCGGCTTCGATACCTATAGCCTTGACAGAAGCATGGGAAGGCGGTAAGATAAAAGAGGGTGATTTGGTCGTGCTCGCGGCTTTTGGAAGCGGTTTTACCTGGGGTAGCGTCCTGATCAGGTGGTAA
- a CDS encoding CoA-binding protein, whose amino-acid sequence MHKTLVLGASLKTNRYSNMAVHRLRAHNITTEAFGLKKGNIGDTQIKTNFNDFQNIHTVTLYVGAGRQPDYYGEILKLKPQRVIFNPGTENPEFYKILKDNAIEVEVACTLVLLATNQYSAN is encoded by the coding sequence ATGCACAAAACACTTGTTTTAGGAGCTTCTTTAAAAACGAATCGTTATAGTAACATGGCGGTACATCGCCTCCGGGCCCATAACATAACAACTGAAGCATTCGGTCTTAAAAAAGGTAACATCGGGGACACGCAAATTAAGACCAATTTTAATGATTTTCAAAATATTCACACGGTAACTTTGTATGTTGGCGCAGGCCGCCAGCCTGATTATTACGGGGAAATCTTAAAATTGAAGCCCCAGAGAGTCATCTTCAATCCCGGAACCGAGAACCCGGAATTTTATAAAATACTTAAAGACAATGCAATAGAAGTTGAGGTGGCTTGTACTTTGGTTTTATTGGCAACAAATCAATATTCGGCCAATTGA
- a CDS encoding sodium:solute symporter has product MTPTNILFLIGGYFLLLLAISYFTGKNDTNDDFFKAGNKSPWYLVAFGMVGASLSGVTFISVPGWVEASQFSYMQVVFGYLLGYIITAYVLLPVYYRQNVTSIYQYLDDRFGFVSYKVGAVSFFVSRVLGAAFRLFLVAIVLQQFVFDELGVPYEVTVIISVLLIWIYTFKGGIKTIVWTDTLQTLFMLLSVGLSIYFILDKMEWGLFEFLNSNELKQYSKTIFVDDWLAKDHLLKSFLGGMFVTICMTGLDQDMMQKNLTVSTLKDSQKNMLSFSVVLVLVTFVFMLLGALLFIYAGKNGIALPMMDGKPKSDLLFPQIALKSDLGITVAVTFMLGLIAAAYSSADSALTSLTTSFCVDFLGIEKKPETNRKRLRKYTHVGMSILLILVVILFKHVLDTNVIDGLLKVAGYTYGPLLGLFAFGIFTSYEVHDKWVWVVALSSVLVTIGLANIEPENLGGYSFGYELLPINGLITFLGLWLIRKK; this is encoded by the coding sequence ATGACGCCAACCAACATTCTTTTTCTTATCGGAGGCTATTTTCTACTCTTACTAGCCATCTCTTATTTTACCGGAAAAAACGATACGAATGACGACTTTTTCAAGGCCGGTAACAAATCGCCGTGGTACTTGGTCGCCTTTGGCATGGTGGGCGCATCCCTTTCAGGGGTAACCTTTATCTCCGTTCCCGGGTGGGTAGAAGCTTCGCAGTTCAGTTATATGCAAGTAGTCTTCGGCTATTTGCTCGGCTATATCATAACCGCCTACGTGCTGCTACCTGTATATTACAGACAAAATGTAACCTCGATCTATCAATACCTGGATGACCGCTTTGGATTTGTCAGCTACAAAGTGGGGGCTGTTTCGTTCTTCGTATCCCGGGTGTTGGGGGCGGCGTTCCGACTATTCTTAGTGGCTATCGTGTTGCAGCAATTTGTGTTCGACGAACTGGGAGTACCCTACGAGGTCACCGTAATCATCTCCGTATTATTGATATGGATCTATACATTTAAAGGTGGTATAAAGACCATCGTTTGGACGGACACCTTACAAACCCTGTTTATGCTGCTATCCGTAGGGTTATCCATTTATTTTATATTGGATAAGATGGAGTGGGGGCTTTTTGAATTCCTGAACTCCAACGAATTGAAACAATACAGCAAAACGATTTTTGTTGATGATTGGCTCGCCAAAGACCACTTGTTGAAATCCTTTTTGGGCGGTATGTTCGTTACCATTTGTATGACCGGTCTTGATCAGGATATGATGCAGAAGAACCTAACGGTAAGTACCCTTAAAGATTCCCAGAAAAATATGCTGAGCTTTAGCGTGGTGCTCGTCTTGGTAACCTTTGTGTTTATGCTGCTCGGCGCCCTTTTGTTCATTTATGCGGGAAAAAACGGCATAGCGCTACCTATGATGGATGGCAAGCCAAAATCAGACCTATTATTTCCTCAAATTGCCCTGAAAAGCGATTTGGGCATTACCGTTGCCGTTACCTTTATGCTGGGCCTTATCGCTGCGGCTTACAGTAGCGCCGATAGTGCATTGACCTCTTTGACCACTTCGTTCTGCGTCGATTTTTTAGGGATTGAAAAAAAACCGGAAACCAATCGAAAACGCCTGCGCAAATACACCCATGTCGGGATGAGCATTTTGCTGATTTTGGTGGTGATACTCTTCAAACATGTGCTTGATACCAATGTCATCGACGGCCTTTTAAAAGTAGCAGGGTATACCTACGGACCATTACTCGGCCTTTTCGCCTTTGGTATCTTCACGTCTTATGAGGTACATGATAAATGGGTCTGGGTAGTCGCCCTTAGCTCGGTATTGGTTACCATTGGTTTGGCGAACATCGAACCGGAAAACTTAGGAGGATATTCCTTTGGATATGAATTACTACCCATAAACGGACTTATAACTTTTCTCGGCTTATGGCTAATTCGAAAGAAATAA
- the recR gene encoding recombination mediator RecR, with amino-acid sequence MDFSSKLLENAVYEMSQLPGIGKRTALRLVLHLLKQPNERTKGLTTALSNLREGIKLCENCHNISDVQLCELCASSKRDRSLICVVEDIRDVMAIENTSQYNGLYHVLGGKISPMEGVGPQELTIGSLVKKAKSGEIKELIFALSSTMEGDTTNFYIYKQLEGLDINTSTIARGIAVGDELEYADEVTLGRSILNRIPFEGSLKAN; translated from the coding sequence ATGGATTTTTCTTCGAAACTTTTAGAGAATGCAGTGTATGAGATGTCGCAATTGCCGGGAATCGGAAAGCGTACGGCACTGCGGTTGGTGTTGCACTTATTAAAACAACCCAATGAGCGCACAAAGGGATTGACCACCGCTTTGAGCAATCTTCGGGAGGGAATTAAACTATGTGAGAACTGCCATAATATTTCCGACGTACAGCTTTGTGAACTATGCGCGAGTTCTAAGAGGGACAGAAGCCTGATCTGTGTGGTCGAAGACATTCGGGATGTGATGGCTATTGAGAACACGAGTCAGTATAATGGGTTGTATCATGTTTTGGGTGGAAAAATATCACCGATGGAGGGTGTCGGCCCGCAAGAGCTCACTATTGGCTCCCTGGTCAAAAAGGCTAAAAGTGGAGAAATAAAGGAACTGATATTTGCGTTAAGCTCTACCATGGAAGGCGATACCACTAATTTTTATATCTATAAGCAACTCGAGGGCTTGGATATTAACACCTCTACCATCGCCAGGGGAATCGCCGTGGGGGATGAACTTGAATATGCCGATGAAGTAACATTGGGAAGGAGTATTTTGAACCGAATCCCCTTCGAAGGGTCCTTAAAAGCAAATTAA
- a CDS encoding dihydrolipoamide acetyltransferase family protein has protein sequence MSKFELKLPRMGESVAEATLTTWLKDIGDTIEMDEAVLEIATDKVDSEVPSEVEGVLVEKRFEVDDVVKVGETLAIIEIKGSSSNGVEKSVAATEVASEPSPEAVAAVEKSVVVAKESVTGPVAEHQGSERFYSPLVKNIAKQEGISVKELDTITGSGKEGRVTKNDILAYVAQEKEGRPTHDDSKIKETPVVKHENTSSVEETPAGTGKSVAAATVQVSGGDETIAMTRMGKLIAKHMIESVTTSAHVQSFIEVDVTNIVNWRNKMKDAFAKQEGEKLTFTPIFLEAVAKALKKYPMMNISLNGDTVIKKKNINIGMAAALPDGNLIVPVIKNADQLNLVGMAKVVNDLAHRSRNNQLKPDEIQEGTYTVTNVGTFGSVFGTPIINQPQVGILALGAIRKIPSVIETSGGDFIGIRSKMYISHSYDHRVVNGALGSMFAKAIADYLEAWDVNREI, from the coding sequence ATGTCAAAGTTTGAACTAAAATTGCCTAGAATGGGAGAAAGTGTTGCCGAGGCGACATTGACCACCTGGTTGAAAGATATAGGCGATACTATCGAGATGGATGAGGCAGTTTTGGAAATCGCCACCGACAAGGTCGATTCCGAAGTGCCTAGTGAAGTCGAAGGAGTTCTGGTAGAAAAACGTTTTGAGGTAGACGATGTGGTGAAAGTAGGCGAGACCTTGGCGATAATCGAGATAAAAGGAAGTTCTAGCAATGGAGTGGAAAAGTCCGTTGCAGCAACTGAAGTTGCAAGCGAGCCTTCGCCAGAGGCGGTAGCGGCAGTGGAGAAGTCGGTGGTCGTCGCAAAAGAGTCTGTTACCGGGCCGGTAGCCGAGCATCAAGGCTCCGAACGATTTTATTCGCCCTTGGTCAAGAATATTGCCAAACAAGAAGGTATTTCGGTCAAAGAATTGGATACGATTACGGGATCCGGTAAAGAGGGTAGGGTAACCAAAAACGATATTTTGGCCTATGTCGCCCAAGAAAAGGAGGGGCGGCCAACACATGACGATTCGAAAATAAAAGAAACACCCGTTGTAAAACATGAAAACACCTCCAGTGTCGAGGAAACTCCGGCCGGCACGGGGAAATCCGTGGCCGCTGCCACCGTTCAAGTTTCTGGAGGCGACGAGACGATAGCAATGACCCGCATGGGCAAACTCATCGCCAAGCATATGATAGAAAGTGTGACTACCTCGGCACATGTACAAAGTTTTATCGAGGTAGATGTGACCAACATCGTGAACTGGCGAAACAAAATGAAGGATGCCTTTGCGAAGCAGGAAGGTGAAAAACTGACGTTCACCCCTATTTTTTTGGAAGCCGTTGCCAAAGCCTTGAAGAAATACCCGATGATGAACATTTCGCTAAACGGCGATACGGTCATCAAGAAAAAGAACATCAATATAGGAATGGCCGCTGCCTTGCCCGATGGCAACCTTATCGTTCCGGTCATTAAAAATGCCGATCAATTGAACTTGGTAGGTATGGCGAAAGTTGTCAATGATCTGGCTCATCGTTCGCGCAACAACCAATTAAAACCTGACGAAATTCAAGAAGGTACCTACACGGTAACGAATGTCGGTACCTTTGGTAGCGTTTTTGGCACACCTATCATCAATCAACCCCAGGTGGGTATTTTGGCGCTCGGGGCCATACGTAAAATCCCATCGGTCATTGAAACCAGTGGAGGTGACTTTATCGGCATTCGGAGTAAAATGTATATTTCCCACAGTTATGACCATAGGGTGGTAAACGGTGCTTTGGGCAGTATGTTCGCAAAGGCCATTGCCGATTATCTGGAGGCTTGGGACGTAAATCGGGAGATTTAA
- a CDS encoding DUF481 domain-containing protein, which yields MAFSVAVQPKGNLLFLIFLFFAIQQMRAQEESSIKLFVECSCEKSYIQQEIAFLDHVRDQDLANVQLFIYDIANGSGGRTYKMEFSGKGAFANVTKKIDFESNANMTSDEVRKGLVRTIKTGLLKYLVRSNLGNEIEYDIGKAGLKQLQDIDFEDPWNNWIFEVYGQAELDKESSRNSFEYEVGFESDRVTEKIRIRTDLELNQSTSEFVRNEETFTSERFRYSGDGSVVRSLSDHWSAGIFAGGRHDTFRNLDFRYYVTPAVEYNIFPYREVLRREIVFAYKIGYFHNDYIEPTIFGQSAEGIFNHSLDVQVRFRQPWGNVFSRLRASTFLNDFNKNRTQFFGNVSVRIFKGLAVRFAARMELIRDQINLPGGQASLEDVLLQQKQIATDFEVGFSVGLSYTFGSAYNNIINTRL from the coding sequence ATGGCGTTTAGCGTTGCAGTGCAGCCCAAGGGTAACCTACTCTTTCTGATTTTTCTATTTTTCGCCATACAGCAGATGCGTGCACAAGAGGAAAGTTCTATTAAACTTTTTGTTGAATGCAGTTGTGAGAAGTCATACATCCAGCAAGAAATCGCTTTTTTAGACCATGTCCGGGATCAGGATTTGGCAAATGTGCAGCTCTTCATTTACGACATTGCCAATGGTAGCGGTGGTCGTACCTATAAAATGGAATTTTCCGGAAAAGGTGCATTTGCCAACGTTACCAAAAAAATCGATTTTGAAAGTAATGCCAATATGACCAGTGATGAGGTTCGAAAGGGTCTAGTGAGAACCATTAAGACAGGTTTGCTCAAATACCTTGTACGTTCTAACTTGGGCAATGAAATAGAGTATGACATTGGTAAAGCGGGATTGAAACAACTACAGGACATCGATTTTGAAGATCCTTGGAATAACTGGATATTCGAGGTATACGGTCAAGCGGAACTGGATAAGGAATCGAGCCGGAATAGTTTCGAATACGAAGTAGGTTTCGAAAGTGACCGGGTTACGGAAAAAATACGCATCAGGACCGATTTAGAATTAAACCAGTCCACCAGTGAGTTCGTTAGAAACGAAGAAACGTTTACTAGCGAGCGATTTAGGTATTCTGGAGATGGAAGTGTGGTACGCAGTTTATCTGACCATTGGTCTGCTGGAATTTTTGCCGGTGGCCGCCACGATACGTTCAGGAATTTAGATTTTAGATATTATGTAACCCCTGCCGTAGAATACAATATTTTTCCATACCGCGAAGTACTCCGCCGGGAAATCGTCTTTGCCTATAAGATCGGTTACTTTCACAACGACTATATCGAGCCCACGATTTTCGGTCAGAGCGCCGAAGGAATTTTCAATCATTCACTGGATGTGCAAGTTCGTTTTCGTCAACCTTGGGGAAATGTCTTCTCCCGCTTGAGGGCGTCGACATTTTTAAATGATTTCAATAAGAATAGAACACAGTTTTTCGGAAATGTTTCGGTAAGAATTTTCAAAGGTCTTGCGGTACGGTTCGCAGCTAGAATGGAGCTGATTCGAGATCAAATCAATCTGCCAGGAGGGCAGGCATCTCTAGAGGACGTCTTGTTACAGCAAAAACAAATCGCCACCGATTTCGAGGTCGGTTTTAGTGTCGGCCTAAGCTATACATTTGGTTCGGCCTACAATAATATAATCAATACGAGGCTATAA
- a CDS encoding 3'-5' exonuclease translates to MELKLTRPICFFDLETTGTNVAKDRIVEISILKIFPNGNKESKTWLVNPGVPIPPEVVAVHGISDERVANEPSFKVLSKEVYAMIKDCDLGGFNSDRFDIPLLAEELLRADIDFDMKNTVAIDVQTIFHKMEKRTLGAAYKFYCDKDLTDAHSAEADTNATYEVLLSQLDRYPELENNVKKLAEFSTHKKFVDFAGFIAMDEDEEVIFAFGKHKGKKVNEVLDNEPGYFGWMLNADFPLYTKKVLTQIKLSRLNNKL, encoded by the coding sequence ATGGAACTCAAACTTACTCGTCCTATCTGTTTTTTCGATTTGGAAACCACTGGCACCAATGTGGCAAAAGACCGTATCGTCGAAATATCCATTTTAAAGATCTTTCCGAACGGAAATAAGGAAAGTAAGACTTGGCTAGTGAATCCTGGTGTTCCAATCCCGCCTGAAGTAGTCGCGGTTCATGGTATTTCTGATGAAAGAGTTGCCAACGAGCCTAGTTTTAAAGTGCTTTCTAAAGAGGTGTATGCCATGATAAAGGATTGTGATTTGGGTGGCTTCAATTCCGACCGTTTCGATATTCCCTTATTGGCCGAGGAACTGTTACGTGCCGATATCGATTTCGATATGAAGAATACGGTTGCAATCGATGTACAGACGATTTTTCATAAAATGGAGAAAAGAACCCTTGGGGCAGCTTACAAATTCTATTGTGACAAGGACCTCACCGATGCCCATAGTGCAGAGGCCGATACCAATGCGACCTACGAGGTATTGCTCTCCCAGCTCGACAGATATCCCGAGTTGGAGAATAACGTAAAAAAATTGGCGGAATTCTCGACGCACAAAAAATTTGTTGATTTTGCAGGTTTTATTGCCATGGATGAAGATGAGGAAGTCATATTCGCATTTGGTAAGCACAAGGGCAAAAAGGTAAACGAGGTACTGGACAATGAGCCAGGTTACTTTGGTTGGATGCTCAATGCCGATTTTCCCTTATACACCAAGAAAGTGCTGACACAAATAAAGTTGAGCAGACTCAACAACAAATTGTAA
- a CDS encoding fumarylacetoacetate hydrolase family protein, which translates to MKIICIGRNYADHIKELDNERPTDPVVFIKPDSAVLPKEQDFYIPEFSKDVHYEVEVLLKIKKVGKHISSKFAHTYYDEVGLGIDFTARDLQAQLKEKGLPWEKAKGFDGAAVIGEWRPKTNYKDLNNLDFSLQKNDKIVQNGNTRLMLWKIDELIAYVSRFFTLKKGDIIFTGTPAGVGRIQANDYLSGRLGGEELFTVNIK; encoded by the coding sequence ATGAAGATTATTTGTATTGGCCGAAACTATGCAGACCATATCAAAGAATTGGACAATGAACGTCCGACAGACCCTGTCGTTTTTATAAAACCGGATTCTGCGGTGCTGCCCAAAGAACAGGATTTCTACATTCCCGAATTCTCGAAGGACGTACATTATGAGGTAGAGGTACTCCTGAAAATAAAAAAGGTGGGAAAGCATATCAGTTCCAAATTCGCACATACCTATTACGATGAGGTGGGCTTAGGTATCGATTTTACGGCTCGTGATCTACAAGCGCAGTTAAAGGAAAAAGGACTCCCCTGGGAAAAGGCCAAAGGTTTTGATGGCGCTGCCGTTATTGGGGAGTGGCGACCAAAGACGAATTACAAGGACTTGAACAATCTCGATTTTTCATTGCAGAAAAACGACAAAATCGTTCAAAATGGAAATACCCGATTGATGCTCTGGAAAATAGACGAGCTGATAGCCTATGTGTCCCGATTTTTTACGTTGAAAAAAGGGGATATAATTTTTACAGGTACCCCGGCAGGGGTTGGTAGAATACAGGCAAATGACTATCTTTCGGGCAGATTGGGGGGCGAAGAATTATTTACCGTAAATATTAAGTGA
- a CDS encoding Hpt domain-containing protein: MIYSLDKINEMAEGDEEFVQSVISVFLEEVPNDLAALETALEDENYQQVYQLAHKIKPNVDLLGMEQTRAAALEIETLGKNSANMAEIQKVFPILQKDITQVVGELKKDFNL; encoded by the coding sequence ATGATTTATAGTTTGGATAAAATCAATGAGATGGCGGAGGGTGACGAGGAGTTTGTTCAATCTGTAATCTCCGTTTTTTTAGAAGAAGTACCGAATGACCTTGCGGCCCTCGAAACGGCTCTGGAAGATGAAAATTACCAACAAGTATATCAGTTGGCCCATAAAATCAAGCCGAATGTCGATTTGTTGGGAATGGAGCAAACCCGCGCTGCTGCTTTGGAAATAGAAACGTTGGGCAAAAATTCGGCCAATATGGCGGAGATACAAAAGGTGTTTCCCATACTTCAAAAAGACATTACCCAGGTAGTAGGAGAGCTCAAGAAAGATTTTAATCTATAA
- a CDS encoding competence/damage-inducible protein A: protein MFAEIITIGDEILIGQIVDTNSAFIGKELNKIGVSVYQITSVQDDREHILKALKTAAKNAQIVICTGGLGPTKDDITKHTFCEYFDDHLVQDTSVLQHVEELFAKYISTPISEVNRLQAMVPSKATILKNEFGTAPGMWIKENDTVFVSLPGVPFEMKGLMSNHVLPKIVEDFKRPHILHKTLVTYGKGESAVAEIIEDWENSLPDFVKLAYLPSLGKVRLRMTAKGTDKAILENAVASASEKLYALIGDIIYGTEDEETIEVSVGKLFTMKKMTLATAESCTGGKIAEQITSVPGASAFFKGSVVSYATETKQDVLHVPKAMIETHSVVSEEVAMAMAMNVRKLLKTDFAISTTGNAGPTKGDSDAEVGTVYIGIATPTTTYAKRFNMGNHRVRIVQKAVNKGLEMIQKEISKI from the coding sequence ATGTTCGCCGAAATCATTACCATAGGCGATGAGATTCTCATAGGGCAAATCGTTGATACGAATTCTGCATTCATCGGAAAAGAACTGAATAAGATCGGGGTTTCCGTTTACCAGATTACTTCCGTTCAAGATGATCGGGAGCATATCCTCAAGGCGTTAAAAACCGCTGCGAAAAATGCCCAAATCGTTATTTGTACCGGAGGGCTCGGTCCTACGAAAGACGATATCACCAAACACACGTTTTGCGAATACTTTGATGACCACTTAGTGCAGGATACCTCGGTATTGCAGCATGTAGAGGAATTGTTCGCGAAATACATATCCACACCGATTTCCGAGGTAAACAGACTACAGGCCATGGTGCCTTCGAAGGCGACCATTTTGAAAAATGAATTCGGAACGGCCCCGGGCATGTGGATCAAGGAAAATGATACGGTTTTCGTGTCGTTGCCGGGGGTACCTTTTGAGATGAAAGGTTTGATGAGCAATCATGTACTCCCGAAAATCGTCGAAGACTTTAAACGTCCCCATATTCTTCATAAAACCCTGGTCACCTACGGAAAAGGGGAAAGCGCGGTTGCCGAAATTATCGAAGACTGGGAAAACAGCCTACCCGATTTCGTAAAATTGGCATATTTGCCAAGTTTAGGAAAAGTACGGCTACGCATGACGGCAAAAGGTACGGATAAGGCTATCCTGGAAAATGCCGTGGCCTCGGCATCCGAAAAGTTGTATGCCCTGATCGGCGACATTATATATGGTACCGAAGATGAGGAAACCATCGAAGTCTCCGTCGGCAAGTTGTTTACCATGAAAAAGATGACCCTAGCGACTGCCGAAAGTTGTACAGGAGGTAAAATCGCTGAACAGATTACGTCGGTTCCGGGTGCGTCGGCATTTTTCAAAGGCAGCGTTGTCAGTTATGCCACAGAGACCAAGCAGGACGTATTGCATGTACCAAAAGCGATGATCGAGACCCATTCCGTCGTAAGCGAAGAGGTGGCCATGGCCATGGCCATGAACGTGCGCAAACTACTCAAAACAGACTTCGCCATTTCGACCACGGGTAATGCCGGACCTACCAAAGGAGACTCCGATGCAGAGGTGGGTACGGTGTACATTGGTATTGCTACACCAACTACTACATATGCCAAACGATTCAATATGGGAAATCATCGTGTCAGAATCGTTCAAAAGGCCGTAAACAAAGGGCTGGAAATGATACAGAAAGAAATTTCAAAAATCTGA
- the rpmB gene encoding 50S ribosomal protein L28, with protein MSKVCEITGKRAMFGNNVSFSINKTRRRFDVNLSKKRFYLPEEDRWVTLKVSAKGLKIINRRGITAVYKEMKAQGSVK; from the coding sequence ATGTCAAAAGTTTGTGAAATTACTGGGAAGAGAGCAATGTTCGGAAATAATGTTTCGTTCTCGATCAATAAGACCAGAAGAAGGTTTGACGTAAATCTTTCTAAAAAGCGTTTCTATCTTCCGGAAGAGGACCGTTGGGTGACTTTAAAGGTTTCTGCCAAAGGATTGAAGATCATCAATAGAAGAGGCATTACCGCTGTTTACAAAGAAATGAAAGCGCAAGGATCCGTTAAGTAG
- the rpmG gene encoding 50S ribosomal protein L33, translating to MAKKGNRVQVILECTEHKESGQPGTSRYITTKNKKNTPERLEIKKYNPILRKMTVHKEIK from the coding sequence ATGGCAAAAAAAGGAAATAGGGTTCAGGTTATTTTAGAATGTACGGAGCATAAAGAGTCCGGGCAACCAGGAACTTCACGGTATATTACGACCAAGAATAAAAAGAACACTCCGGAACGATTGGAGATTAAAAAGTATAACCCGATTTTGAGAAAAATGACGGTTCACAAAGAAATAAAGTAA
- a CDS encoding DUF4295 domain-containing protein, which yields MAKKTVASLQTSSKRLTKAIKMVKSPKTGAYTFKESVMDPSSVNDWLAKK from the coding sequence ATGGCAAAGAAAACGGTAGCAAGTTTACAGACAAGTTCAAAAAGATTGACAAAAGCCATTAAGATGGTAAAGTCACCAAAAACAGGAGCCTATACATTCAAGGAGTCGGTTATGGATCCTTCATCCGTAAATGATTGGTTGGCTAAAAAATAA